One Streptomyces sp. R28 DNA window includes the following coding sequences:
- a CDS encoding SDR family oxidoreductase → MNDRQTETRTDARIAVVTGAGSGIGRAVAVELLRAGWSVALAGRRVETLEETAGLVPGGTALAVRTDVSRQEDVTALFAGAVQRFGRVDLLFNNAGTFGPGGVPVEELSYDAWRHVVDTNLNGAFLCAQAAYRQMKEQDPQGGRIINNGSISAHTPRPHSVAYTATKHALTGLTKSLSLDGRPYGIAVGQIDIGNAATDMTARMQTGALQADGSVVPEPVMDVADVARTVRHMAELPLEANVQFATVLATAMPYVGRG, encoded by the coding sequence ATGAACGACAGGCAGACGGAGACGAGGACGGACGCGAGGATCGCCGTGGTGACCGGCGCGGGCTCCGGCATCGGTCGCGCGGTCGCGGTGGAGCTGCTGCGCGCGGGCTGGTCGGTGGCGCTCGCCGGGCGGCGCGTCGAGACGCTGGAGGAGACGGCGGGGCTGGTGCCCGGCGGTACCGCGCTCGCCGTACGGACGGACGTGTCACGGCAGGAGGACGTGACCGCGCTGTTCGCCGGCGCCGTGCAGCGGTTCGGGCGGGTGGATCTGTTGTTCAACAACGCGGGGACGTTCGGGCCGGGCGGGGTGCCGGTCGAGGAGCTGTCGTACGACGCCTGGCGGCATGTGGTGGACACCAACCTCAACGGGGCGTTCCTGTGCGCGCAGGCGGCGTACCGGCAGATGAAGGAGCAGGACCCGCAGGGCGGCCGGATCATCAACAACGGGTCCATCTCGGCGCACACGCCCCGCCCGCACTCCGTCGCCTACACGGCCACCAAGCACGCGCTGACCGGCCTGACCAAGTCGCTGTCGCTGGACGGGCGGCCGTACGGCATCGCCGTCGGCCAGATCGACATCGGCAACGCGGCGACCGACATGACCGCGCGTATGCAGACGGGCGCCCTGCAGGCCGACGGCTCGGTGGTGCCCGAGCCCGTGATGGACGTGGCCGACGTGGCGCGGACCGTGCGGCACATGGCGGAGCTGCCCTTGGAGGCG
- a CDS encoding serine hydrolase domain-containing protein — MPSLEQTYGYGGGRELSAPRLRGDTPERAGLDPEEIRHLVHEVHDLTTGPRPWAAGAVLVVGRGPYVAVEEAAGWAVRYASYDEEKDAGVELPPEAQVPMTTDTPFDLASLTKLFTAVAAVQQIERGTLGIDARVGAYLPDFRGAARHDVTVRQLLTHTSGLRPELPLYACADDAERLERLRAEVPVGVPGTYCYSDLNLLLLQHTLERITSRTLDVLVHDGITRPLGMTATHFGPCLGAAATEDQRRPWAKADRGMLRGAVHDENAWALGGVAGHAGLFSTGHDLAVFCRALLSGGAYGPARILGPDFVELLLTPPGLGFAIDQPWFMGELAGRGAAGHTGFTGTSLVLDPVTDTFVVLLANTVHPRRRTPDSGPRARAGTRVARAVREL, encoded by the coding sequence GTGCCGTCCCTGGAACAGACGTACGGATACGGAGGGGGCAGAGAACTGAGCGCGCCGAGACTGCGCGGGGACACGCCGGAAAGGGCCGGACTCGACCCCGAGGAGATCCGTCACCTCGTCCACGAGGTCCACGACCTCACCACCGGCCCACGCCCCTGGGCAGCCGGCGCCGTGCTGGTCGTCGGGCGGGGGCCGTACGTCGCCGTCGAGGAGGCGGCGGGCTGGGCGGTGCGGTACGCCTCCTACGACGAGGAGAAGGACGCCGGGGTGGAACTGCCGCCCGAGGCACAGGTCCCGATGACCACGGACACCCCCTTCGACCTGGCCTCCCTCACCAAACTCTTCACCGCCGTCGCCGCCGTACAGCAGATCGAGCGCGGCACGCTCGGCATCGACGCGCGGGTCGGGGCGTACCTGCCGGACTTCCGCGGGGCCGCCCGGCACGACGTCACGGTGCGTCAGCTGCTCACCCACACCTCGGGGCTGCGGCCCGAGCTCCCGCTGTACGCCTGTGCCGACGACGCCGAGCGGCTGGAGAGGCTGCGGGCGGAAGTTCCGGTCGGGGTGCCCGGCACGTACTGCTACTCGGACCTGAACCTCCTCCTGCTCCAGCACACCCTCGAACGCATCACCAGCCGCACGCTCGACGTCCTCGTCCACGACGGCATCACGCGCCCCCTGGGCATGACGGCGACCCACTTCGGCCCGTGCCTCGGCGCGGCGGCGACCGAGGACCAGCGCCGTCCCTGGGCCAAGGCGGACCGGGGGATGCTGCGGGGCGCCGTCCACGACGAGAACGCGTGGGCGCTCGGCGGCGTCGCCGGTCACGCGGGCCTCTTCTCGACGGGCCACGACCTCGCGGTCTTCTGCCGCGCCCTGCTCTCCGGCGGCGCCTACGGCCCCGCCCGCATCCTCGGCCCCGATTTCGTGGAGCTGCTCCTGACCCCGCCGGGGCTGGGCTTCGCGATCGACCAGCCGTGGTTCATGGGGGAGCTGGCGGGGCGGGGGGCGGCGGGGCACACCGGGTTCACCGGGACGTCGCTGGTGCTGGATCCGGTGACGGACACGTTCGTGGTGCTGCTGGCGAACACGGTGCACCCGCGCAGGCGGACGCCGGACAGCGGGCCGAGGGCGCGGGCGGGGACGAGGGTGGCACGGGCGGTCCGGGAGCTGTAG
- a CDS encoding Gfo/Idh/MocA family protein has translation MAEQSVRWGILATGGIAAAFTADLVDLPDAEVVAVASRSQASADAFAERFGIPRAYGDWDALAQDGDIDVVYVATPHSAHRAATGLCLEAGHNVLCEKAFTLNAREAEELVALAKARGSFLMEAMWMYCNPLIRRLKTMVDDGAVGEVRHVQADFGLAGPFPPAHRLRDPAQGGGALLDLGVYPVSFAQLLLGEPSDVTARATLSAEGVDLQTGALLSWDSGALGSLHCSIVGGTATSASVTGSGGRIDVPSGFFFPDRFVLHRDGRDPQEFTADPADGPRSSLRHEAAEVMRALRAGETQSPLVPLDGTLAVMRTLDAVRDRIGVRYPGEAPAEDSGEDLAPELTPA, from the coding sequence ATGGCGGAACAGAGCGTGCGGTGGGGGATCCTGGCGACCGGCGGGATCGCGGCCGCGTTCACGGCGGACCTGGTCGACCTGCCGGACGCGGAGGTCGTGGCCGTGGCCTCGCGGAGCCAGGCCTCGGCGGACGCGTTCGCCGAGCGCTTCGGGATACCGCGGGCGTACGGCGACTGGGACGCGCTCGCCCAGGACGGCGACATCGATGTCGTGTACGTCGCCACCCCGCACTCCGCGCACCGCGCCGCCACCGGGCTGTGCCTGGAGGCGGGGCACAACGTGCTGTGCGAGAAGGCGTTCACGCTGAACGCGCGTGAGGCCGAGGAACTGGTCGCGCTGGCGAAGGCGCGCGGGAGCTTCCTGATGGAAGCGATGTGGATGTACTGCAACCCCCTGATCCGGCGACTGAAAACGATGGTGGACGACGGCGCGGTCGGTGAAGTGCGCCATGTCCAGGCCGACTTCGGGCTGGCCGGACCCTTCCCGCCCGCGCACCGGCTGCGCGACCCGGCCCAGGGCGGGGGCGCCCTGCTGGACCTCGGCGTCTACCCGGTCTCCTTCGCCCAGCTGCTGCTGGGGGAGCCGTCGGACGTCACGGCGCGCGCGACGCTGTCCGCGGAGGGCGTCGATCTGCAGACGGGAGCCCTGCTCTCCTGGGACAGCGGCGCCCTCGGCTCCCTGCACTGCTCCATCGTCGGCGGTACGGCGACCTCCGCGTCGGTCACCGGCTCGGGCGGCCGTATCGACGTGCCGAGCGGCTTCTTCTTCCCGGACCGCTTCGTGCTGCACCGCGACGGCCGTGACCCTCAGGAGTTCACGGCCGACCCGGCGGACGGACCCCGGAGCAGCCTGCGGCACGAGGCCGCCGAGGTGATGCGGGCCCTGCGCGCCGGCGAGACCCAGTCGCCGCTGGTCCCGCTCGACGGCACGCTCGCCGTGATGCGGACGCTCGACGCGGTCCGCGACCGCATCGGCGTCCGCTACCCGGGCGAGGCGCCCGCCGAGGATTCCGGCGAGGACCTCGCGCCCGAGCTCACACCTGCGTGA
- a CDS encoding alkaline phosphatase, translating into MTITRHAPQHAPELRAAARHIGRRSFLTVTGAAAALAFAVNLPAAGTASAAELDARRIDDDPFTLGVASGDPRPGSVLLWTRLAPAPYQPDGGLPAERVTVHWELAHDERFSRIARRGTAFAHPEFHHTVHVQVSRLDADRVYYYRFRTGTWISETGRTRTAPEPTGAASSLTFAAVSCQAYADGYFTPYRHLAQDDVDVVLHLGDYLYEYAVNSVGGYRNYTDRTLPAHFNHETVTLEDYRLRYALFKSDPDLRAAHAAHPFVVTWDDHETENNYAGDTPENSVPPQEFLLRRAAAYRAYWENQPLRSPQQPTGPDMQLYRRLQWGRLAQFDVLDTRQYRSNQAYGDGSQIPGPEVDDPARTMTGATQERWLLDGWRSSKALWNVVPQQVTFSQRKFDLTAPSRVSMDAWDGYRASRRRVLDGAKTAGIENLMVLTGDVHVGYGFDIKDDFDDPDSATLGTEIVATSIASGRDGVDKPANWDAYMKANPHMRFYNGRRGYVTVALGEQQARADFKTVPYVTTPGAPVTTAASFVTEVGEPGLTQV; encoded by the coding sequence ATGACCATCACCAGACACGCGCCCCAGCACGCCCCCGAACTACGCGCGGCCGCCCGCCACATCGGCCGCCGCAGCTTCCTGACCGTCACCGGCGCGGCCGCCGCGCTCGCCTTCGCCGTGAATCTGCCGGCCGCGGGCACGGCGAGCGCCGCCGAGCTCGACGCCCGCCGCATCGACGACGACCCCTTCACCCTCGGCGTCGCCTCCGGCGACCCGCGGCCCGGCTCGGTCCTGCTGTGGACCCGCCTGGCCCCCGCCCCGTACCAGCCCGACGGCGGACTGCCCGCCGAACGGGTCACCGTGCACTGGGAGCTGGCGCACGACGAGCGGTTCAGCCGGATCGCCAGACGCGGCACCGCCTTCGCGCACCCCGAGTTCCACCACACGGTCCACGTCCAGGTCAGCCGGCTCGACGCGGACCGCGTGTACTACTACCGCTTCCGCACCGGCACCTGGATCAGCGAGACGGGCCGTACCCGCACCGCGCCCGAGCCGACCGGCGCGGCAAGCTCGCTGACCTTCGCGGCCGTCTCCTGCCAGGCGTACGCCGACGGCTACTTCACGCCGTACCGCCATCTCGCGCAGGACGACGTGGACGTCGTCCTCCACCTGGGCGACTACCTGTACGAGTACGCGGTCAACTCCGTCGGCGGCTACCGCAACTACACCGACCGCACGCTCCCCGCCCACTTCAACCACGAGACGGTGACCCTGGAGGACTACCGCCTGCGCTACGCCCTCTTCAAGTCCGACCCCGACCTCAGGGCCGCGCACGCCGCGCACCCCTTCGTCGTCACCTGGGACGACCACGAGACCGAGAACAACTACGCCGGCGACACCCCCGAGAACAGCGTCCCGCCTCAGGAGTTCCTGCTGCGCCGGGCCGCCGCCTACCGCGCCTACTGGGAGAACCAGCCGCTGCGCAGCCCGCAGCAGCCCACCGGCCCCGACATGCAGCTCTACCGGCGTCTGCAGTGGGGCCGGCTCGCCCAGTTCGACGTGCTGGACACCCGGCAGTACCGCTCCAACCAGGCGTACGGCGACGGCTCCCAGATCCCCGGCCCGGAGGTCGACGACCCGGCGCGCACGATGACCGGTGCGACGCAGGAGCGGTGGCTGCTGGACGGATGGCGCTCGTCGAAGGCGCTGTGGAACGTCGTACCGCAGCAGGTCACGTTCTCCCAGCGGAAGTTCGACCTCACCGCCCCGTCACGGGTGTCGATGGACGCCTGGGACGGCTACCGGGCCTCCCGCCGCCGGGTACTGGACGGGGCGAAGACCGCCGGGATCGAGAACCTGATGGTGCTCACCGGCGACGTCCACGTCGGGTACGGCTTCGACATCAAGGACGACTTCGACGACCCCGACTCCGCCACGCTCGGCACGGAGATCGTGGCCACGTCGATCGCGAGCGGCCGGGACGGCGTCGACAAGCCCGCCAACTGGGACGCGTACATGAAGGCCAACCCGCACATGAGGTTCTACAACGGACGGCGCGGCTACGTGACCGTCGCGCTGGGGGAGCAGCAGGCGCGGGCCGACTTCAAGACGGTGCCGTACGTGACCACGCCCGGGGCGCCGGTCACGACGGCCGCGTCCTTCGTCACGGAGGTCGGGGAGCCGGGGCTCACGCAGGTGTGA
- a CDS encoding multidrug effflux MFS transporter, giving the protein MGDRGGQAQDVPQPAIPSARKAAEQPPTPPRSLRRTGLLVTLVLGGLTATPPLAMDMYLPALPEVTRSLHAPAATVQLTLTACLAGMALGQLVVGPMSDRWGRRRPLLAGLAVYVVATVLCALAPSVEFLVAFRLAQGLAGAAAIVIARAVVRDLYDGVAMARFFSTLMLISGVAPIVAPLIGGQILRVTDWRGVFVVLTAVGVLLAGVVWRKLPETLPPEDRHSGGVGEALRAMRGLLADGAFAGYTLAGGFAFAALFAYISASPFVIQEIYGASPQTFSLLFGLNSVGLVIVGQINGKVLVGRVSLDRVLGVGLSVVILAATALLLMSLGVFGEVGLAPVAAALFVLMSAMGVTLPNTQALALLRTKNAAGSASALLGTSSFLIGAIASPLVGIAGEDTAVPMAVVQLAAALVALACFMGMCRPWNRRTDTEGAEN; this is encoded by the coding sequence ATGGGCGACCGTGGGGGGCAGGCACAGGACGTGCCGCAGCCGGCCATACCGAGCGCACGGAAGGCAGCGGAGCAGCCGCCCACTCCTCCCCGCTCCCTGCGCCGCACCGGCCTCCTCGTCACCCTCGTCCTCGGCGGCCTGACCGCCACGCCCCCGCTGGCGATGGACATGTACCTCCCCGCGCTCCCGGAGGTCACCCGCTCCCTGCACGCGCCCGCCGCGACCGTCCAGCTCACGCTCACCGCCTGTCTGGCCGGCATGGCGCTCGGGCAGCTGGTGGTCGGCCCGATGAGCGACCGATGGGGCCGCAGGCGCCCGCTGCTGGCAGGCCTGGCCGTGTACGTCGTCGCCACCGTGCTCTGCGCGCTCGCGCCCAGCGTCGAGTTCCTGGTCGCCTTCCGGCTGGCACAGGGCCTCGCGGGCGCGGCGGCGATAGTGATCGCACGGGCGGTCGTACGCGACCTCTACGACGGCGTGGCCATGGCCCGCTTCTTCTCGACCCTCATGCTGATCTCGGGGGTCGCCCCGATCGTGGCGCCGCTCATCGGCGGCCAGATCCTGCGGGTGACGGACTGGCGGGGCGTGTTCGTCGTGCTCACGGCGGTCGGGGTGCTGCTAGCCGGGGTCGTCTGGCGCAAGCTGCCCGAGACACTGCCGCCCGAGGACCGGCACAGCGGCGGGGTCGGCGAGGCCCTGCGCGCCATGCGCGGTCTGCTCGCCGACGGGGCGTTCGCCGGGTACACGCTGGCCGGCGGGTTCGCCTTCGCGGCGCTGTTCGCGTACATATCGGCGTCGCCGTTCGTGATCCAGGAGATCTACGGGGCCTCGCCGCAGACCTTCAGCCTGCTGTTCGGGCTCAACTCGGTCGGGCTCGTGATCGTCGGCCAGATCAACGGCAAGGTGCTGGTCGGGCGGGTCAGCCTGGACCGGGTGCTGGGGGTGGGCCTGTCGGTCGTCATCCTGGCGGCGACCGCGCTGCTGCTGATGTCGCTCGGCGTCTTCGGTGAGGTCGGACTGGCCCCCGTGGCCGCCGCGCTGTTCGTCCTGATGTCGGCGATGGGCGTCACCCTCCCCAACACCCAGGCCCTTGCCCTCCTGCGCACCAAGAACGCCGCCGGGTCCGCCTCCGCGCTCCTCGGTACGTCCTCCTTCCTCATCGGCGCGATCGCCTCGCCCCTCGTGGGCATCGCGGGGGAGGACACCGCCGTCCCGATGGCGGTCGTCCAACTGGCCGCAGCACTGGTGGCGCTGGCCTGCTTCATGGGAATGTGCCGTCCCTGGAACAGACGTACGGATACGGAGGGGGCAGAGAACTGA